The following is a genomic window from Artemia franciscana chromosome 4, ASM3288406v1, whole genome shotgun sequence.
GTTATTCATTACATTTGTTTCTGATTcagtttcttttctatttttctttacttcagACAAACTTGGACCATCCTCTGAAGATATACCATCATCGGGCTCTATTTCCAGTACAAATTCAGATTCATCTGTTATTGATGATGTTTCCTTCGAATTTATCCTCTTATCAGCTTCATCAGAGCATGGAGAAACAGACTTGTCATCTTCCTGGCTTGAAtttttattctgcttttttGAGGAGACATCTTGATCCCCTGAATTCTCTCTTGTTTTGGTTAAATCATATCTTTTTCTTGgatttatatgcaaatttgtgttctttttctttgtctctATTTCTGAACTGTTACTACCATCAGTATCTGATATAATGtgccttgtttttatttttgacccatTTTCTACTCCAATATTCGATTGTGAAGTCTTTTTACATTCCATTTCATCATTACTGTACAATGAAAAACCTATAGATTTTTTATTGCTGATCTTTTGCTTAACTTCTTTGTTGgcaatttttctattcttcttcAGTTTTACCACGGGGGAATTATCTGAACTACAATTTGGCCCCCCTTCACTCTGTTGGTTGTTATCAGACTCATCAGTATCAGATTCATTCACCATACGCTTCAAATCATCTTCATGCAGCCTTTGCTTTCGTATttgagttctttttttaagactcAATACAtcattgttcttcttttttcctacTTTATCTTTTGTGCACTGCAATTGCTGGAAAGAAGAAGCATCATCTGAGGTGGAGCTACTTTCACTTTCCATGTGTTGATTTCCATCAGTTTCATCACTAGTAGAATGATGTAACCACTGTTTTACATAAGCTTTATCCAGCCTTCGTATTTGTACTTGTgcttttttcctaaaataaaatttgtacaaGATTAAATTCGCATGGTCACTGATTAAGATAAATCAGTATAATATTAAGCCTTTTCTAATCAAACATCTGTGACAGTTCTTTACAGGAAATACgatttttaaaaatgagaaaaaataaaaacaaaaaaaggtctATATTAAACTTGAAACTAGCCAAAATAAAGTCCTACTCAAAACGGCCAGAAATTACAATcaaagaacaaacaaaacccaaattgaatagaaattaaatgtccaaatcaaacataaaaatagaaGATACTGAGGCAGATGAGTCAATGAATCTTAAacgaataaaactaaattaaatattcaagttgagcttaaaacaaattaaaattactaCAAAAAGGAGTTTGAGATCTGCCCCCTTTCCACTCCCCTAACCGTAAGTATTATGCATCAtttgtgttttactgaaaactttgCGTATTATGAATAGAGTGCTTTAGTTTATCAAACAgggagaaaataataaaatcactACAATAATCAAGATGACTGGAAAGAACCAATGAtaataaactgaatattcaatatatgtattatattaatTCATAGAATTCCcagcaattcaagatttttttttcattgtaatctttttttttatttttcaatattataaatataaaaaaaaatgttcaaaacagAAATGACACAATAGACCTTACaaattttacagttagggaattGGAAATTGGAAAGAGGTTGTATTCCTTTTAGATTTGACTTATATATTCTGTTggattattattctttttaacatttatttattcaccTGTATCAGTATCTCttatctttatgtttaatatgattgtttattttaatttcctcAAGTTTTTCATGTCTTTGcttaagaattgaaaaatgcgattttaatttattagttctatAGGTTTCTTactatttatttcaacatccccttcaatcTTTCCCAAAAGTTCCAACTAAATGTCATTAGCTGTTCCTAAAGTATTGCAtttacatccttttgacaactgGGATACATAAAGTGTTCAACGCTGGagtcaacattccctgaaagcttaaAATTAATATCCTTAACTGTTCTTATGATATACCAAACACGATTTTAATAAGTTGGATATACctagtatattttgatttagttcaacatctcctGAAAGTTAACTAAATGCTATTAGCCaattctgagatattgcagatacgactttttgacaaaaaaaatacatataattgTATTTTGATCCAattcaaaatacccccccccacattctctgaaattttcagcTTTGTATGCTTAATTATTCCTGAGATGCTCCAGATATaccattttgacaaaaaaaaaatgcatatggtttcttttgatttagctcaacatccccatcaacattttctgaaagtttttaactgaTTAGTCTTAGCTTTTGCTGAGATCTTGCAGTTATATGCATTGACACATGGAATGAGCATGGCATCTTTAAGTTTATAATCCAACTTAAAATTCTCCAAATGTTTCAACTTGATATGCTTCCCTAACTGTCCTTGAAATATTAgagatatgctattttgacaatctggatgtatatagtgtattttattttgcttaacATCCCCTTAGATTCCATGAATGCAGTTATTAGCCCCCTCAACCTTCCCTGAAATTCGGAAAACCTGGATGAACTATCTCATTTTCAAATGCATGATCCGGTTGAACTCTTGATTTTCCAAATGCTGTTCAAAATtgcctgaaagttccaaatagGTGCCATCAGCTATTCCTGATATGTTGCTGATGCATGCTTTTGCTGCAAGTTGTTGCACTGTAAGTCACAAGTAGTTACCATAGTGGTAGCAGtgaaaaacaccaaaaacaagaagaacaatagggaattctttttgcaagacagtgggaaacaaattagaatgaatatttttcagccctatgtccaagggccatccACAGCAAGACATAAATATAAGAACAACTTACAATAGGATACAATCAAtacaactaaaatgaaaaaactttcaaaacagcaccagcatccttacctcagcaaagttcaaccaggaatgatcaataaattgtgatgaaacaaggcaattcattgaaatgaaagagaatgatttaaaaagacACTTTTAATGCTAAtctggtttttttttggctgctgatcttgtaggtctatttgtgacaggttctgtgttaatatctattgttttttttataataatttctaatatcatttcttaattcaatttaTGTATAGAATATTTACTGAATATTCTCCCAATTCCCTATTTATGGAAATatcattattaatcttaagtctgttttcaattgcttctccaactacttgctttatgcctaggtcattgctaataagggcagattcttcaaaaagtattttgtggctaggattttcaaacacatggctgcttaaagcagaatcaaaagaaacagaagtaatattagaatttagtGCTTTGGTGATATCTGACAACCTGGATGAACTATGTCATTTTCAAACACATGATCCAGTTAAACTCTTGATTATCCAAGCACTGTTCAGTATTGCCGGAATATTCTAAATAGGTAACATCagctattcctgagatattgctgatgcacCCTTTTATCACAAGTTGTTGTACTGGAAGTCACAAGTAGTATTTTTAGCAGTAGCAGTggcaaacaccaaaaacaagaagaacaatagggaattctttttgcaagacagtgggaaacaaattagaatgaatatttttcagccctatgtccaagggccatcctCAGCAAGACATAAATAGAAGAACAACTTACAACAGGATACAATCAATacaactaaaatgaaaatttttttcaaaacagtcccagcatccttacctcagcaaagttcaaccaggactaatGAAGAAATTGTGATGGAACAAGACAATTCATTGACTTGAGAgagaatgattaaaaaaaaaaacttttaatgccaatcttgcttttttggcagctgATCTtgtaggtctatttgtgacaggttcagaattaatatctattggtttttttgtaatattttgtaagattgtgttttaattaaatttgtgcatagagcatttagtgaatattctcccaaatccctatttaaagaaatatcatCTATTAATCTTAAtcctgatttcaattgcttcttcagctacttgctttatgcctaggtcattgTTAATAAGGGTGGATTcttcaaaaactattttatggctaggattttcaaacaTGTGGCTGCAGTATGTCCTAGGAAGGTGCTtagaagtacctacctctactccctctccctctagagggtcttgacctttgaaaatatgtgtgttacagAAGTtgaaccttgcaaaatagattttctgcttgaatgaggtaaaacaaaattgttttcagcttcacaaattTCCTCAAtaccaatttataaggttttaaagatatacaaatacatttcctaaactaaaaaaaaaaaaaaaaaaaaaaaaacattggtatggctcagaattctattcaaataataggaattacattttgagaactgaaggcagagaaaaagtaactggtaactgaaaattaaagtaaaaagttgttttgtcaaaatttcaataggtatagaacCTGTCATGTAAGCAAAATTTCAggatcctctagagggagaaggggtggagatgtggtgggtactttaaaataccttcccaggatatactttagcctgtagacccatccctgaaagtttcattttcctaacctaacccctttccgagatagcaagaagtcactaaactagaattttactgaacaTTTACCCAAGCTTCAACCCAAGAATGACATAGGTCCTAGGTCAATGTTCAtgttacctgaacaattgtttggggtcatgaaactattgttaataaatgcattttgacttttggaacatcttttctatcttgcaaaattactgcaaactcactgttatggagttattatacatctgcacattagggggtggggtaaagcatagcatatattaaatacagcactggttagtttatgtatttaatatatgctatgctttacccccacccccctgatgtgcaaatatatagcccaaatttgtttctaaactattacagattagCGATTTTGAATCTCCaatcaacaaaaacagaaatgattgcaattctatatgtgtaaatacaggatatttgggctggaataacttcataacagtgagtttgcagtagttttgcaagagagaaaaatgatctaaaagtcaaaatgcatctattaacaatagttcatgaccctaaacaattgttcaggtaataggaacattgacaaGGCCTCAAGCCTAGGCTACTGTAATTATTCTTGAGCTTAGAGCTATAATTCATACATTCCTAGGGATAGTACATATCTGGGACCATGAAAATGGAGATTTCTAAGAAATCTAACAGTAGGCTACTAGACTAGgcctatttgtatttttttcagcatagacCTAGCCTATTTCTTTTTGACAAAGTACTAAATCACATACAATTTATAGCTTATATAGGCTAGTCTATGGCTATTCCAGGCtccattgggggagggggctgcaTTTGTGATGGTGGTAATTAGCCACCATTCAAAGATGAATTCAGTGGTATGATTGTAACTCAGCTGTCAATATAATcgaaaaatattagactattctataaacaataaaaagggTCGAAGCCCACATTGTGAGCGTGTCCGAAAGCTCAagtatgcagaattaatttcgcatccgtctggaattcttcgaagaattctcagtccagactagaatttcatctgtaattatcgcagggttatgacgtcaaaaaaCCCTACGAAAGATTCTACGAAATTGCAGCATTTATATCTgaggtttttcagaagaaactaaagaaagatagtGGCGATCCATATCCAAGCATAAGGAAGACCAGAGCATAAGGAAGAAAGGTCTGTTTCCAGAGAGAATTCCAGAAatgtgtgataaaaaaaacttccaatgtaagtggctaagaatatctcagttaaaaaaataatcatttgtgaACAGCAGCTTTTAgattattatcattaagtatGTAGATCTTCACCTCGTTCTTTGAtcatagagctttaattttatgataactgctaaatacaatgatcattgacttcttgttttgttattcttgaagcaaaaaaattaagctgtttcaaacaaagagaaaacaaaatttctcaTGCCCTGCTAAAGGTTATCTCTAAGCAGAGTGATAACGTATCAGCAGTTGTTGatagttgtttaataaagtgattgttaatattctagttgagtgacttcttgttatctcacaGAGGGgtaaggttaagaaaatgaaactttcaggggtgggtctacaggctaaagtatatcctgggaaggaattctagagtacccacctccactcttccctctagagagccctgaaattcgcctacatgacaggtttgaCAGTTTTAACAGGtctgtcaaaattgaaattttgacaaaacaatattttatcttaatttttagttaccagttgctttttctctgcctttagttctgaaaatgcaattcctgttatgagtagaattctgagccatatcaatgttttttttttcaaaatttaggaaatgtattggcatatctttaaaaccttataactttggattcagcaaagttgtgaagctgaaaacaattttgttgtactttattcaagcagaagatctattttgcagtatttcacttttataacacatattttgaaggtcatcaaaggtcagggccctctagagagagaaggagtagaggtaggcacttcaaaataccttcccaggacattctttagcctgtagatgcatccctggaagtttcattttcctaacataacccctttttgagatagcaagaaatcaatcaactagaattttaccaagtgattttctttcaagtaaAATTGATCTGCCCTAAATACGGTGATAATCCTGTCTTCAAGCAATCATCACATTAAAGCTGCAAACCCATTGTTAACATCACAATGCAAATAAGGTGAAATAGCAGTATAATTCACTAAGTATCAGTGCAGTATTAGCATTTTAACCATGGTCTAGCtcctttagaattatgtttgagtaacctgatgtgagctacctcttctaatcaggacagggctttaaactaatttcccaGGGAGGAAAAATATGGTAGCTTTTCCtttaattacatatatttaactatattgtgtatcagacacaaatttattttgaagctttttggttagaaaggatttttttttaacttggtcAAATATCAGAGACAGCACCTTACCTAtgcttgaaattaaaataaacaaatctgataaatcctagtaggatccaatttggtgatattttgctatgtacattttttccatctttcatttaaatttttatactcCTTTCACTGACTTCAGCAAATCAACAAAACattctactttttgtttatAGAACCCCCTCCTGTTTCCCTATTTGACCTaaggtcaatgaaaaaaacttaaaagcctTAGCTTTTTTGACTTTGGGTCATAGTCTCAGAATTTCAATCAAACAGATGGATGGACAAATAGATATTGCAATATCTGTGTTAtctatagctaacacatttgatcccagaaaagatttaacaaatcTTATCATTGacacatcaaatttagcatgctgatgaacctgatatttgccttgtagtgtctttatcaaaaataaaaaaagtcttttatttttgctgcttAAGATGTTTATGATTTTACTGAATGTTATACTTGAGTATGGGTGTGTgctaggattaacaatgcttatgaCAGCAAAGGTCCTTCCATGTGTGGCACCACAGAGTGTTGAATCCCTGACCCTTAACTCCTGAgtcaactgtcatatttgacatatgtgaaaaaatgtatttaattttttttttgctcctaaaGGTGTGATTGAAAATAGTCAGAGCTTTGGGGTGTGAATCCCCTTATTTGTCCTGTTTGAAGGAGGCTAGTACTgtacttgcaattttcataatttcttgTTAATCCTATAATCtcaacttttgcaattttcttgtttctttaccacttcaatggtattctatgaacctgttcttgttctttgtaatatgccTTTACTGTATTTGGGATATACCTGTATAGACTTCTATTTGATACTCTACAATAGCATCCTCATTTAGATCAGgttgcatgtagctttttctaaatgttgtgaagtctcttaagtcacttatacctgatgctttccccactgtttttagttggtcaagaaaaatccaaagaaagttcccattgaaaagagcccaaaagtaagattgaatttgtcaaagcttgaaggtttgccccttcagtctgttaaaaaaaacagattcataattgaagctttgttcatttcaatcttaagagtgacctacaatttgtgacaattcattaaattgttataaagggatacttttatttatttatttgtcttgtttgaattctaaatgattgttttttaatctttaaattgatttgtaaTTATGTTTgataagtttaaaagaaagcttatatGGCCAAGTCAGTAGGcaagtaaaggaccaggtgctCCTTTAGCCACGAAgtacaataggaagctaggggccagccatcctatgcttttgcatgcccttcctgctccacatttctttaggtaaccttttaaagttgggccaattctagccaAGCTgacagagtcacatcactgatccctgtcccaaaccaaataaactggtaatgccaggaattaaacctgtgccctttggacaaggactctcaagctagagagccagccacttaggaaagaacacaaatgtgaccacagaacaacaattgtttgaaaaaagtaaatattgaaaaaaaactcaagtcatagttgctgcccataaacaatatgcattttatttaaacaaagtaaattgaagacaggtatcaacaaaactccatcaggaattgtatttacttaagatacatcaagcaatatgaaagcttagttttgtgatattctagtcttgaaataatgcaaaataagaaaaaattatatttcctatttgttttccacaagctcaTTTGAGACTGCAATATGCCCATAGTGCACTTATAAACTCTCTGAAATGCTTTTAACGGAAAGAATTGTAAAGACAATTGTTCTgatcagcaaaaaaatattaacataactctctaaacttggcactttttaagacaactttttagcaaagcaaattcAAAACATAAGAATTCAGCTAAAAGTTGGTGAAATATATGACAGATCTTATTGGTCTAAATAATCAATGCCTATAAAAACAACAGTTTTCTATTCTgaattctttgtgtttctgattcttagcAGCAGCTTGGCAACAGACAATCTCAGTTCTATTAGCCTACTACATATGGTCTAGATGGTTATGGagacatttacattttattttctctagagaTATATTTAGCGCATAAGTGGATATGCACTATGTTACAAATCTAATGATCACCCAATTTGCATGACCACTAGATTTCAagggccagagaaaatttgatcCTTGAATCTAGTGATGACCTTCGATCTTGATTGACATTATAAGAAAGTCTTGGGCTTTACTTATTGTTAGGCATAGGCCTACCAAAGACTATGGTAAATGCTAGATATACCCAGTGTCTGACCTAAGCTATACAAAATCTTGACAATTGTGCATGCATTATCTGTAAGAGAAAAATTGCTCTTCCATCAGACAGAGCAAAAACATGTCCAGTACTTTAATTTGCAGTAGTAGCAAAGTGATTAGGAGCTACATAGAAGCTGTTTTCAATCTGAtggttgatttctgtttcttctcctACTACTGAGTTGCTGTTGAGTAGAGATTTGCAagcttcaaagaacaaatgacgaaaacagctttcggactgagtattcagaattaaccctgcatCTGGATGCAGCATTCTTTGTGAAATAAGCTTTCGGACACGGTCTGTATTGGCATTaagggtgcgtttgtttacttgtccgattactagTCTGATTAATCCTAGCGTTTTTGAGtcaaatatgacgtcagaggttagtcggattacccccacaaacgctcaggattacttgtccgtgggctggcactttataacccccaaataaaaagattatttgaggattgtgacgtcaatgctatatatttttttaaatggataaacatgttaaatcgttaagtctagagaaaagacaaggaaactgtaaataatagaaataatcttagcttttcagtgacctgtaagtaatattatgcatattccttagtatctaaagagtttttggtgttctaggcctgtcttgcataggctaagcttcataaggagtcagaagaaaagtttttttgttattaaaaatgttgattcttagggaggcagctatcacattggtgagttagtcaaatgctattatatcaaacaggcctagtttctaaaccatcctataattattagttgaaaaaattttagaataattaggccaatacctatagccttttatatagtctatatttgttgagattgctatttaaactggatttttaagatagagtaggggtaaaattttactttagctacttttggctatctttgaaagaggttaggctagaaaaatgaaactttcagggatgtgtctacaggctaaagtatgtcccaggaaggtattttgaagtacctacttctacttcttttccctctaaagggtcctgaaatttttgggtgccttatttttggttatcagtttctttttctctggccttagttcttaattattctggccttagacaactcctgttgattgagcagaactttaagccataacactgtttttttctaattctagaaataatcttttatgccacctctataggttaaatatatggcttatattatttattctccatgagtttttgttttatttgatttcattgatgtcagttgctttctgttaaaaatatatttatttttttacatcaagcttcttcttttgtgaaaaaatttgaactgtttttctttttatatattgtataaaatgtaaaggaatacctggcccttcatttcacagattcaactgaaagtatttgaggcatcttacatcaaaattcatttgacacattttaatgtttttttttttagatgacataggacaccattaaagttttgcatttgctttgctaaaaattgtcttaaaaagtgccaagtttagaaagttatgttaatatttttcttgctgatgagtataatttttttttaaattccttctgtttaaagaattttagagagattctgagccaaccatgggtatattgttgttacaaatgatttttctcaaatgggcttgtggaaaacaagtagaacatataatttctctttttttattatttcaaaaccagaatatcacaaaactaagcattaatattgctgattgtaccttaagtaaatacaatccctgatggagttttgttgatacctgtttaaagatttatttgtcttaatgaaatacatattgtttgtgggacagcaatgagcaactatgacttgagttatttttttttttcaatattttcttttttccaaataatttttgttctctggtgacatttgtgttccttcctaagtggctggcactctaggttgagaatcctttatcaaaagggcacaggtttaatttctggcattagcagtttattttgtttgggacgaaggtcagtgatgtaactctgtaagttcagccagaattggcccaaacttaacaggttacctagagaaatctggggtcagtaagcaggaaggacatgcaaaagcataggatgactggcccctagcttcctattgcacttcctgtctaaaggattacctggtcctttactaggcttctgacttagccataggagctttcttttaaacccattaaatattagtacaaaggaagaaatgtcagtaaggtggtccttccttttccatgaattttttatgtacagacaacagtgtaggtcataagaattggctggtgaatgttttgcaaggtttaaaaatttagggcaattgctcaggttggcaactgagcacaaaagtaaaattttgtgaatggtttttctttgtgaatgtcatatttatgtcatgtccagaattttaatgttaatcttcattgttttttttttttaatttccatggccctaggactttagcgtattaaaacctacctatgtccatccattttcttttaacagagaggagttctatgtttcctagcttcaataaatttatatgcaacttcgagaccagggttacaaagtaggtcaaaacttgcaagtggaactatgatatgactatttaatttgtaagaaatgtatatcaatttaaagattaaaaaattatgtagaaaacaaacaagacaaataaataaaagtatccctttacaaccatttaattaagtgtaaaaaatgtagattatccctaagattgaaatgaacaaagcttcaattatgaatctgttttctttaaacagactgaagggacaaacctccaagctatgacaaattcaatctcacttttgatctctttccttttcaataggaactttctttggattttttttcaaccaagtaaaaacattagggacatgatcaggtataagtgaccttc
Proteins encoded in this region:
- the LOC136026446 gene encoding dentin sialophosphoprotein-like yields the protein MESESSSTSDDASSFQQLQCTKDKVGKKKNNDVLSLKKRTQIRKQRLHEDDLKRMVNESDTDESDNNQQSEGGPNCSSDNSPVVKLKKNRKIANKEVKQKISNKKSIGFSLYSNDEMECKKTSQSNIGVENGSKIKTRHIISDTDGSNSSEIETKKKNTNLHINPRKRYDLTKTRENSGDQDVSSKKQNKNSSQEDDKSVSPCSDEADKRINSKETSSITDESEFVLEIEPDDGISSEDGPSLSEVKKNRKETESETNVMNNIRDELEVNDEQSIEKKETMNRNVLNMCVSKLGKNLKEKKTNTQLTNPNNTSDSDTNPKIDDHFNEQDQYAKLSSSNSDDDVLLKTEPKKKILSRKSMSSKSSSDKIQKIIKRPSSSSSDEDVPLIKKLAGLNKINKSEKSTPLDSRSNTTQRNDNRSDNEDESEEESLSSSDRDVLLRNKKTDKDRPQKTQPSKSKVLRFSALFLLNCT